In Magnolia sinica isolate HGM2019 chromosome 16, MsV1, whole genome shotgun sequence, the genomic window GTTAAGGATAGCGAGGACGGGGGAAATGAcacgtctagggttgaacaagcatatcaagaagacatgtcaTCTAGGGATAtagggactgattcaagtgttgatattgatgtggtgtaattagacagagatgatgtgccacctgatcatgttgatgcctcaataatacgtgaTATTGTTAGAAATGATAGCGATTTCATTGATGGCGACGTTGCAGATAATGaggaggaaatactgatcagcgatagtgatggtgaagaagaaatagcccTAGatgatagtgatacagacgacgattattaaatgtacacatgagttacatgtcatttttcaattcgaatgatttatgtattccatatatacgtgaaaattacaagtcatgattaattcCTTTTAttaacttgtttataatccacatttgcagttgagttaatttctgatcatgtcctcctcaaaccggaGCGTAGCAAAAGCACGCAACATGCTTCATCAGCTGTTGCAAATAGATGTTTtggtcctatcttcttctggtaaggccatagagatacccggtctggtcgatgagtgtacaGTGGAATATATCAACGGCGACTCAGAGGAAAGATTATGCTATCTCAAAAAAATTCCAAggctgatggagatatataaccgcAGGAAATGAGATATGGAAGATGCGACTctatcacttgcacatctgaatagAGTCCCGAGAGACCAAATTTTTCCTATTGTAACTGGCATATTGACTGTaaatatgtcgagtgcttcacatgacatgacatatgcttctgaagcatatgatagcttacgcagggagtacttccgatagtttacctcaaagttattttgtattacaatgaaatatgcgtatttaatatagaataacaatgtgtaatggaattttcaatggttatagattaaagtttacagttttattatattctgcttgcattatagtgtaatggtctaatcatattttaatcatctctctaagcataagcacaaatgaattgtaccgtcaacactacttgtataatgttttagtatattccacttgtattgacattatttaaatttataagttcgtaactcgcacatattcagtgatggcaccaggtgggagagtacATCGTTCGCGCATTGGATCTACCAATTTTACCCGTGATGCGATGGAGCCAGCATCGCcatcacatgttgcatcgcaggTGTCTGATCCCTCAGTCACGCATACACcgagcactgcatgtaagtctagatatatttcttttaatgatttctgtttatgtttagacttacatatttcttttgcaatagCGTCGTCGACCaaccgacgaggacgtggacccatgcgtgggttgcttttagagcgacttatgcatgagggtagggtgacggtagagtttcCATAGGACTacattagacctgttgggaacaatgtCATGTTGTTTACATCGGAGATCGGTGTCTTATGCTGATCTCTGatcccccccacccccccttgGGAAGACGTGACAGATtatgtgcggcagctcatccgtTAGCGCCTTCAAgtaaattttagtaaaataaaatttattttataaaagttcatttacggttaagttattttcttaataagtttattgtcttaatctattatttacgaaactgtatgataaatttgacttgaatttgagtgttccgcacatctCCCATGCCTTAGACGATATGATgaaggagcagttcaaggattaTCGCGGTAAGTTACATCGGCAGTACAAGCGGTCGTGAGCCACAAGGAGGCCGTAGTCCGCACCGCCACATATGACCGATGAGGACTGGCGAATACTCTATGATAGGTTTTCATTTGATTCTTTTCaagtaatatttatatatttatgatatcttaacgtaataattaaattcgtaattaataacaatgtattatgaataatgtgttcataagaggagcaaaataaattctaacaacaggggaaagttagaagtgaaccacgtagctggttcaaagtcatttgtatgacttcgtcacgacatggtaagaaagtactggtaattattacgtttatatattctttctatgcatttatattaactttattgtcctttcgattgcgcagcgagattctatcactggccaggagcccgaaccagtagacttctacagagggactcactatCGGCAGGCGatgggatcttgggtacatcctagatccagtgagatttgggtaaaaatctattcattgtaaaatttaattgcattaaattataataatgtcatttattatgaaaattcaaatattttCATTGTAGGAGGAGTtggacaccttacgcagtcagcccactcccgatggtactcagcagagtgagccagagatcctgagtcaggtgcttgacacctgttctggatatgtgcatgggcttggccatggtgtcaAGCTCATGACACCCACTAGAGCTGCATCCAGCCGATCCATCGTCGTTAGCAACAGCGTCGTATGCCGAGCTGATACCGCAGAGAGAGGTTCAACAACTACGGGTcatcgtcgatgacatcaaagatcagctggacaggcagagggaggagtaggagaggaagatgatggattaGCTGGCGTggtagagggaggagcaggagaggaggatggaggaggagctggcgaggcagagggaggaggaggagaggaggatggaggatcaGTTGGCGAGGCAAAAGAGGATGGAGGAGGAGCTagtgaggcagagggaggagcaggagaggaggatggaggatcaGCTAGTGAGGCAGAgtgaggagcaggagaggaagatggaggagatgcgggtggagcatgagcgacggatgatggagatgtttcaggcATCCGCTGCACACTTACCtgccgatgccccaccacctccgccttcatttttgtgattttttgtatatttgtttatgatgttaactttatatgtatttatgcgtgaataaatgtgatgcggataagattgtttatatttggatgaatgtagtttatgtttggatggatttactagtttgggtttagatggatgtgaatgtgaatataatgaaatatattatataataggtgtatatcaggatgaatatgatggaatatattgttaacaggtgtatatcaggaattttgtgcggaATTTTGAGCTGGaattattttaaagaaaaaagagacttttagcgacgaaacttttcgtagctgaAAGTTTTGTAaatgttttttagcgacgaaaattttcgtcacaaAAAGGTATGCAATTTATTTTTAGCATCTAAActttttgctgctaaaagtcttgtaaagtttttttagcgacgaaacttttcatcgcAAAAAGGAATGCAAtttattttcgttgctaaaagcttGTACAGTTTtgttagcgacgaaaattttcgtcactaaaaggtaTGCAATTTATTTtcagcagcgaaaattttcgctgctaaaagtttcatacagttttttagcgacgaaaactttcgtcactaaaagttgaacaaattttttagcagcgaaaatttttgctgttaaaagtcttgtatagtttttttagcgacaaaaattttcgtcgctaaaaaaactttacaagacttttagcagcaaaaattttcgctgttaaaagtcatgtacattttttttagcgatgaaaattttcgtcactaaaaagttttagctacaaaattttgacttttagcgacgaaaatttttgtcgctaaaagtgtaattttttgtagtgatagtcagactcaatgtggtagactcctgatctcagattagtcgtatgccctaaccgaaatcctggtcattgcgaaggtacacaactattagttacgtaccaccagcccgagtggatactgaataaatgaatgaatgagtaaaatgctaacTATACAACACCTACtcaacaagtccacatatcagtactatacatctctgggatcatcatcggggtctaatacactccaagctggctatcgCCCCGTCCGGCTGCACAGCCCAgcagtggaaaagacctcactacccacctgttaGTATTATACTAATGCCTAgctggcttgtcgatagcggacctatttgggagctggttaaactcagcctagcttacagccccctcactcaggcagataaggccacaccccctcccaaccgaccacgacacagtaggagacgcgacctactgatattcggcactTAGGCACTtctgtatccactcagtctagacattgagGTGTCTCCTaccctcagaggtttagggactttcacccacagacatccaaagtgcccagatacttgaaccaaacatttccggtgtcccatctagccatccacgatatgcctgtggaggccacaaccctgatgtcgctaaggcatacaataattaaaatcacaaaatgcaagatgcatgagtcacacagtccaatcatgcatcaattctgcgcatattgtgtgctcatgtgggataactccacttatcagggaatcccataaaccacctgcactacgGCATATggaatggtcaatcacatctcataacaaacatgcagatgatgcgtatggacatgtatcatgatgttatgctatcatatactcaaatcagtatcaataaccggcaccgataatcaacatcgataattggcctcgacaatcggcctcgatattcgacctcgacaatcagcctcgacagtcggcctcaataatcagcctaacaaagaggcctaaaggaaggtcacgatgtggacatttaaccatcattgtccatcaatgtggatatttaaccaacattgctcctaaagaGTGGCCCTCAtggagctaaacatatagtgggcccatggcctcatacaaaggcctaatatacatcacaatgggccttatacaagggctatatacacatcactatgggccacaccacatggtcctaatacacatcatggtggaccgcatcacatgggcttaatacgcatcatgatgggctgaatcacatgggcctcgaatacatcacaatgggcctcactcatgggcctcatatacacaataggtgggccctgcacatgggccttatataaatcacatgggccacaatccatgggcctaatgcacatcataatggccctTATTAAATgagctacaaaaacatcacaatagcCACACCATATGGGCCCAaaatacatcttattgggccttaccaaattgACCAAaaatacaccacagtgggcctcattatatgggccagaaatacatcacaatgggcctcaacatatgggctggaaatacatcataatgggccacatcccatgagctATAAATATGTCACATCGGGCATTACCACATAGGCCTTACATATATCACACTGAGCtttatcatatgggccacaaatacatcatactaggcctcaccaaacgggccataatatatcataatgggcctcaccaaatgggtcacaattacatcatactgggcctcatcaaatgtgccacaaatacatcaatgtggggtccactaaatggacagtggAGATTAAACCCAATACATTACATGTGTGATCAGCACACCataacaggtggggtccatgtcccagcTGGACAGTTTAGtcataacacaaatatcaagatCAGGACCCCCAGGACATGCAGACGCCAATGCAGCAGCTATAttcctggtggggtccacatagatggatggtttgatgaACACacataaaagtgggtcccaccgtcccacctgtctgaacggtgtggattaccaCATAAATCATGCAgaccccacagaatttggtgacgccaactatatagctggtgtgtgtcaGACCAGCCAATCCAATCCCCACCATCTAGggaatggacggtggagatatacaACACAaatctcatggtgggtcccaccgtccaaggtctggacggtgtagataccatacatacatcaagggcaagtcccatggatagatggtgtatatacaacacatacatcatgggaatCCCACCGTctaggggtctggacggtggatgggatgggtgaaacatatacatcaggtggggccacgtggtgtggcccaccaaatataatattatatataatatacatatacatcaggtggggccacgtggtgtggcccaccagatataatatttatatatattatatatatacactcaTATATATCGTATGTTATAtactatatttatttatttatttattttaaatacttACCAATGCcaatacagatggacggatgATATAAATATAACCCGTACATCattacaaggtgggctccacacactgccatggtggggtccatgtcaaatggttAGATGACCATGATAAGACGCATATATCAGGTGGTTCCCACCGTCctttgctggacagtgtggacaccacatgcatcacgtgtggaTCCCATGTGGGGTCACCACATgtaatagatgaaacacataaatcgtgCTGGGGTCCAaaggaccaagctgatatttgtgtttttcctataATCAGGTCCATCCAAATGGTCTATcgggtgggcccactcggtggaacgtatggataaaatacattcatcatggtaggccacaaaATATGGAAGAAAGAGATATAGAGAAAgatcggtgagatggagggaccccgccactatgggcccctcaaggttacaaaacatacatcaaaggggatcccaaataggatccacaccatcaatcggtgggccccacttggtccatcaaaaaaagcataatctaaacctataaacacccacctttagatctcctcttccttcttccgccaatgcaatctggagctccaaggggtgcgattcaactTTCAAGATGgaatttggatggtggagatgggaggtaggaaggtgggccacattagcttctctcatggaagcttggacgtgggttgcttggagaatgagagagagagagagatgagaaagagatgttgtaagagagagatgggtgagtgatgggtgtaagtgatgggtgagtgatgggtgtacttggttgtaagagagagagttgactttgggaagggcagttgtacttagggataggtgttgtactttgactagtaatgtgattgatgggattgatttgattagatATTCTCGAGTTTATAAATGCgtagcgtttttctcgaactgaacgcgggcccacatctcctggccagggtatcacaTCAGTGCGCGATACGCGGCGTCGAAACCACAGCAACGGCgtagtcgcaatgatacaagtctcgggccgAGCTTACTTAGATCGACAGGATgtaactcagggtcacgcgcaaatgccgattacaggtcgcgggttgcccgaattcgactgggaggaccgcagaagcctacggaatggtacgggctaggataggggtcttaaatgaatcttcttggatcgtttctggttggatctcaaatgtaGGGGATCCAAgataataatcattataacatgttattTCATCTtttcaattttgatgtttccactaaccatagtcatatggatcatagggggagaatctgatggttgttgatacatattatcacccataatataatctctcattattttcttcttgtctaaTGGATGATAATAATTCTCGCTGCCATAGTTATGGTAATCCCAACACTCACGTAAtttcttaatccgtggggtgtaattattctcctgcatatgatcgcATAAgaacttcttaaccggtggagcattatattccaatcggttctcaatgatggtttaagaaaaattttgagacatatataggttgatttctatcataatcatcatacatcccttcctaATATCTTTTATTCATCTCAACATACTGATgtacccactcttgcatggtgaaaccctaacacTGAACTtaatcctttaaaaaaagaataaaagaaaaatcctacaacaataagaaatctaaaaatagaaagagagagaattagaatgaagttaccaaattagaagttcctaaattaagatcctgtaaaacaaaataaaacaagtcagtttctaaaaacaaaaattctaaaattagaaagtttctaaaaataaaagtagaaagatgagttagtttctaaaaaggaaagtttctaaaaaaaaaacctagtttctaaaaacagaaaatagaaaatttataaaaaaaggttagtttctaaaaacaaattagggaaGTTTTTAAACCtataaatagaaagctaagttagtttctaaaataattcaaaaaaccctaatcctaaaaatagaaactagaaaaaccctaatcttaagctaattccaaaactaattaatctcagaaaaacgcaaccgtcaatcccccggtaacggtgctaaaaacttgttcacaaccaagggtgtagggtcgcgatgtagtaataatctcagtgagaccgaggtcgaatccacagggactgaactcgTGAGTAATTCTAAAAgtaattagaagtagaactagaagaagatgtaagcCTAATTctgaatatttgagagagtaattatgaatagattaattaaaaactaataaatttaaaggtggtaattagggtttccagggatccacttatagcaattgggaagctaccttgcatgattcaaggacagcTCTGGAATCgatgtcctatcctatccaatttgtaaaaagagatttgtcagatctctgaacttctcatggatctaatcatcaatggatgagagttgtgaggatttggaagtgattccatcacctaagcATGCTTAGGAGACAAGGCAAgtaacatgatttaccaatcctacaactaatcataagagaattgtgaaggttatgaaggattccatcatcctactatgcccaagggacaatggtgaacaataggatttcctaatttcacaatctcaatttaggaaaagaagatatctcaagctatcgcagatctattctaatttgtcacaacaaaccattaaaaactaaaaatattccttcataattaaactagaatccaagagagttcagcaaaacatgaatcaaaacaaagcaaacaacccaatcacgctacaaccttcacctcttagccctaactaagaggtttagccaaccatagacatgagtgaactaagaactcttaacaaaataaaaagatcaactaaggaagaagaagaaaaactgcTGGACAACaactccaccctttttctccactcctcaaaccctagaagatgcctaagaacattatagagactcctatttatagttttgcaactccaactttcacaccgagttggaaaaatctggaaaccgcttcaaattttgGCAATTCATATGTTATCTGCAtaaccttagactagtcaaggACAACCCTCGATTAGTcaagggtttccttcgactggtcgaagatgacTTGATTTTAGAGGATTTCGTCACTGGAATTCAAGTCGAtgaatcctcgactggtcgagcagggctaggactagtcgagcaggagccaggactagttAAGAATCAtagaaattcacttcaaaacttcgattctcttcattcttgacttggtttcttggatctttggcatgtgaagtcttcattcttggtcttctaagatctatCATTGGCTTTGGTAATTCTTGAACGTTAAATTCatgtttttagcattcttttcaatctaagatcttaaattcaccttgcaacacaaaaatgattaaaatagaacattaagcattatcatgttcattaaaccaagtaatagatggggtccaatatccaatatttgaccctcaacatttatGAGGAGGCAAGTTCTCCTCCAAGGCAGCTAAAGGAGTGGGGGTCTGAACAGGGGAAAGCTCAGCCACTAAGGCCTCTGAGGAGCCCCTAACTCCCAATTCTGAAATAGGAGAGTTGTCAAATAATCTAGATAAGAGGCGAACACCTGGCTCTTGGGCTACTGGCCTGTCTCAAGAGCTGGGAAGCTGATAACAGTGTTACTTGGGTTACTGCATTGGACTCGATCTAGTTGGTTTGGTCTATCCCCTTCTTGGGCCAAATAAAAGGCATGTGCTTGGGCAGGAGATAGCATTGGAGATGAGAAAGGAATCAGAGCCAGTGAAGTTTGACGATTAGGCTAATGAGGTCCAGCAACCTGGATCGCAGCAGAGTAGTTGCTAGAGTGGACCTTGCAGTCAGGAGCTCCAGAGACTGGCTGCTTCATCTTAGAAACTGCATCCTGGGGAGAAGTGGTTGGAGGAGTATCAAGGGTCTGAGATTCGATTGGTTGAGGGATTCTTGCAGATGGAGCCCCTAAAGCTTGCTGGGATATAGGAAGAAAGGGCTCGGGTTCACAATCCGAAGTAGGAGTCACTTccacatttcatcgaacatgtaggCTGCAAGCAGAGGGGTGATCCCTAGAGCATGTTAATCCGTCATCTACTGCAAGATGATCATCCTTTATTTGATCAGCCTTAAAGTTGCAAGACACCCGATCTTTAGTGCTGCCTTCTGAACTTTGTACCCTCTCCCTAGAGGATTTGGATGTTGACGATCGAGGAACTCCCTGGGCTATCAGCTTCCTTCTCTGCCCAAATTAAGAATGATTTTCCCACAGCAATCAAGAAATGGGGAGATTTGAGATCGGTTGCCAACGACATCCTCACTTTAACTCTTACAAACATTTGGAAAATTCCATATTTGGCGAAGTATCTATCCGGATCACCTGACCGAATAAACTTCCCAGGTCCAGTATAACAGATTCTAACTATGCATGAGATCGAATCCCAAACAGATGGATCTAAATATCTTTGGAGTCTAGATGAGCTTCTGGAGACCAGGGATATCTCTTCCAGGCCCAATGCTTACTAGAAGGAGCAATCGGCAACAAAATCTGAGAGTTCCAACTTGGATTTGAATAGAATCAGAAAATGGGACTTTGAGATTCTGGCAACATCAATGGTTGATGCCTTGAATCTGGAAGATCTAAAACCATCGAACAGTTGGATTATGGATACATTCTTCTCTCCTGAGTAGCCCACTAGTCCTAGTTTCAGCTTCTGGAGTTTGCGATTAACCGCAGATGGGTCCGCAAATATCGTCTTGTTGCTGCCTGAATCAATGAATGGAGTTGATGAGGGTTTCTCCCAACCCTTGCGTGGTAGGAGGGCTTCCCCTGGGACAACGGCTTCCCTTGGAGAATCTTCTACCTTCCGGGTGCCCCCACGAAGAGGAGAAAATTGAGCTCTCAACCTGGGAGGGTTTTTAGGGAAAGCATTTTTAATCGAGACTGCCCTCCCATCTATCTTCTTCTCATCGAGAACACCCTTAGAGGCCCGCACATCGTCTTCATACTTGAATCTAACGAAGGCATATCCCCTAGATTTACTCGTTCTAGGGAAATGTGGGATGAATACCTCTGATAGCCTaccatatttttaaaatatttttcacaaATTCTTAAAGGTGCAGCTGAAAGGGAGGTTTCCGACGAAAAGCGATTTAGCCCCTTCCAAACGCGTTCTCTGAACGCTGTATTCTGGTATTGTGCCTTTGGTTGGGGACACGCGATTCGACGAGGTACCCCCACGGACACCGTCTCATGACAGAGCTCGCTCCTGCTACTCTTGTTTCTTAGTCACGAAGGCAACCGAGCATGGTCCATAGTATTATACACTTTAACTCTTGCAAACATTTGGAGCATGATCCATAGTATTATAcactctttttttcaaaaaaaaaaaaacttaaaattaaTTTTCCCATGATCTTtgtaataaaaaattaattttaatataatGATTGGATATAGAAAATTTTTTTACAATTCACATGATCGTAGCATGTACACACTCGATTAATACACCCTACTTCACATGAACGCATGTATACAATAATTGGTGCACGCCGTATCTACGAACACTTGTGATTTCCTTACAATTAACCATGGTCATTTTGATCAAGAAACTATTTTTATAAGAGGGCATAAGGTATAAATAATATAATCATGTGCttagataaaaaaaaatatattgtaCTTGTAGGATCCACATCTCTATGACACATGCACATATTGTGTGTACTCTCATCCACCCTAAAACCTCTCCTCATTACTTCACAACCTTTAGACGAGAGttacatgtgtttaccatgtgttTATCATGTGCTTACATGTATGTACCATGCATGTATATTAATGCACGAGGTGACTCCTCTATATAAGGCATGTCAAACCACTCCTCGTAAGCACTCACACTTTAaacaaaggggggggggggggggggggggagagagataTACAAAAAAAGATAAGTTCTGTGAGCTTACCTTCGGATCCAAATCGTTTATCAAGTGAGTGGCTCTAATTCTATATCTCTTAGAtgttttaaatcaaatctaagtggaccacacagagtGTAAAATTGAGATGAACCATGGTCTAACTATGATATCAGCATGTGGGGGCCCTACACATTGTCACGTAAGTAGCAGCATGGTACCCCACAAATTGCCTCATGTGGGCAAATGCATGGACCCCATGTGTAGACATAATGAATGGTAAGGGTGCACCTCACCTTTCAATAAGATTTCCTACATGTGGGTTTTtccatctaaatttgaatttttatttatttattttttttgaaaatataaatgAATTAGTAGGTTTTGGGATCTCATCATTAGAATTATGGTTGgccaacataaaagaaaattcacATATCTCTAAAAGTGGGCGCCACCACAAGATCATGTCTATCAGATTAAatcatttttgtttttcatatctTGTATTATGTTATAATCCTATAAGTGGTAAATTCATCATAAGCACTTGGTgcaatggtgagccccacataaaaTTAATCGCACCTTTAGAGATCTTATTCATTAAGTGTAAATATAGATTGGAGACCTTATAAATCTACATCCAGACAGTTGAAATTAGAGAAAAGATCGTAATAATGATCTAGACCGTTAAATCGATGATCGGTTCTAATCCAGCCATTGATCAAAGGTTTAATAAACCAATTAATTAAATGATtagatttaagaaaattaaaaatttacttGATCTAATGTTAGATCGGATCATCTGATCAAAAATCAATTAGGACAATTGGACTAAAAtggtgaaaaataaagaaataaatggttGGATTAGATGGATCTTAACATCCAATTGTCTTTAAGGTAGATCTTAATCCTAAttcaatctttaaaaaaattaatacatTTGATTCACGGTTAGAAACATGATAAATGGACTATCTATGGCTCAGATCTAAGAAATTAGGGACTTGATTAACAGATTTAATGG contains:
- the LOC131228853 gene encoding serine/arginine-rich splicing factor SC35-like: MFVRKLKRKLPGCLKTDYLLLTVDIGAIPVMHSCFADSTAIAGFCHIKVDSLTSAAVMTLPLICGWLSEVFIPHFPRTSKSRGYAFVRFKYEDDVRASKGVLDEKKIDGRAVSIKNAFPKNPPRLRAQFSPLRGGTRKVEDSPREAVVPGEALLPRKGWEKPSSTPFIDSGSNKTIFADPSAVNRKLQKLKLGLVGYSGEKNQALGAPSARIPQPIESQTLDTPPTTSPQDAVSKMKQPVSGAPDCKVHSSNYSAAIQVAGPH